The Nocardia sp. BMG111209 genome includes a window with the following:
- a CDS encoding ankyrin repeat domain-containing protein codes for MDPELVELASKVFGLARAGDAAALAEYVDAGVPVNLTNDRGDTLLMLAAYHGHTDAVQTLLDRGADPNLGNDHGQTPAAGAVFKGEDAILRALLAAGADPSAGSPSARDAAMIFGKTEYLQLFGN; via the coding sequence ATGGATCCGGAACTGGTCGAGCTGGCGTCGAAGGTGTTCGGCCTGGCCCGGGCCGGTGACGCGGCGGCGCTCGCCGAGTACGTGGACGCCGGTGTGCCGGTGAACCTGACCAACGACCGGGGTGACACCCTGCTGATGCTGGCCGCCTACCACGGCCACACGGATGCGGTGCAGACGCTGCTGGACCGCGGCGCCGATCCCAACCTGGGCAACGATCACGGCCAGACCCCCGCCGCCGGTGCGGTGTTCAAGGGTGAGGACGCGATCCTGCGGGCCCTGCTGGCCGCGGGCGCGGATCCGTCCGCCGGTTCGCCCTCGGCGCGGGACGCGGCCATGATCTTCGGTAAGACCGAATACCTGCAACTGTTCGGCAACTGA
- a CDS encoding three-helix bundle dimerization domain-containing protein: MGVEATGDHGAGAEGTGSGSVATVVTAESRTATAVAEKAAREEKAIKELTGRLVQTYTETYSAERVESAVGAARRRFDGHVVRDFVPILVERIVRRELDGSPDDPDAETAAAQPVPEAPAPSPIDRLRTLVSPPWTVGKLAIPVAALIVIVIAVAASIGGGGGGGTTAPAAAADQVLVHGIVGSEKMGFFDDPRVKDALARNGIRIQADAAGSRQIATSVDLDKYDFAFPSSTPAAERILRQRNITTKYTPFSSPMAIATFAPIVDLLTRAGVVKPGPVPTFDMNRYLDLTQHGTQWDQLPGNTEYPVNKSLLIGTTDPRTSNSAAMYLAVAGYVANDNSIVRGQTAEDFVLGKVARLFTKQGYTENTSEGPFAEYLQAGIGPAPMVWIYEAQFVEAGVQGKLKPDMQLLYPGPTVLSRHTVVPLTPAGDRIGRLLSTDPELQQLAAEHGYRTDSSTQFTKIATDHAIPVATDIANVVDPPAYDTLEHLLDGVAKSYN, encoded by the coding sequence GTGGGTGTCGAAGCCACGGGAGACCACGGAGCCGGTGCCGAGGGGACCGGCAGCGGCTCGGTCGCGACGGTCGTGACGGCCGAATCGCGCACTGCCACAGCCGTTGCCGAGAAGGCTGCCCGTGAAGAGAAAGCGATCAAGGAGCTGACCGGGCGCCTGGTCCAGACCTACACCGAGACCTACTCCGCGGAGCGCGTGGAGAGTGCGGTCGGCGCCGCGCGGCGGCGATTCGACGGCCATGTCGTGCGCGACTTCGTGCCCATCCTGGTGGAGCGGATCGTGCGCCGCGAGCTGGACGGCAGCCCCGACGATCCGGACGCGGAAACCGCTGCCGCCCAGCCGGTTCCGGAGGCGCCCGCACCCTCGCCGATCGACCGGTTGCGCACGCTGGTATCGCCGCCGTGGACCGTCGGCAAGCTCGCGATCCCGGTCGCCGCGCTGATCGTGATCGTCATCGCGGTGGCGGCGAGCATCGGCGGTGGCGGCGGTGGCGGCACCACCGCTCCGGCCGCGGCCGCCGATCAGGTGCTCGTGCACGGCATCGTCGGATCGGAGAAGATGGGCTTCTTCGACGACCCGCGTGTCAAGGATGCGTTGGCCCGCAACGGGATACGCATCCAGGCCGATGCCGCCGGCTCGCGTCAGATCGCCACCTCGGTGGATCTGGACAAGTACGATTTCGCCTTCCCGTCGAGCACTCCGGCCGCCGAACGCATTCTGCGGCAACGGAATATCACCACGAAGTACACGCCGTTCTCGTCGCCGATGGCGATCGCCACGTTCGCCCCGATCGTCGATCTGCTGACCCGGGCCGGTGTGGTGAAGCCCGGACCGGTGCCGACCTTCGACATGAACCGGTACCTCGACCTGACCCAGCACGGCACCCAATGGGACCAGTTGCCGGGCAACACCGAATATCCGGTGAACAAGAGCCTGTTGATCGGCACCACCGATCCGCGTACCTCGAATTCCGCGGCGATGTATCTGGCCGTCGCCGGATATGTGGCGAACGACAACTCGATCGTGCGCGGTCAGACCGCCGAGGATTTCGTGCTCGGCAAGGTGGCGCGGTTGTTCACCAAACAGGGCTACACCGAGAACACCAGCGAGGGCCCGTTCGCGGAATACCTGCAGGCCGGTATCGGCCCGGCCCCGATGGTGTGGATCTACGAGGCCCAGTTCGTCGAGGCGGGTGTGCAGGGCAAGCTGAAGCCCGATATGCAGCTGCTGTACCCCGGTCCGACCGTGCTCTCGCGCCACACCGTGGTGCCGCTGACGCCGGCCGGCGACCGCATCGGCCGGCTGCTGTCCACCGATCCGGAACTCCAGCAGCTGGCGGCCGAACACGGGTATCGCACCGACAGTTCGACCCAGTTCACGAAGATCGCCACCGATCACGCGATCCCCGTGGCCACCGATATCGCGAATGTGGTCGATCCGCCGGCGTACGACACGCTGGAACACCTGCTCGACGGCGTCGCGAAGTCCTACAACTGA